Proteins encoded by one window of Halobaculum halobium:
- a CDS encoding bifunctional 4-hydroxy-2-oxoglutarate aldolase/2-dehydro-3-deoxy-phosphogluconate aldolase: protein MSTTDAFAAMRESGVVAVLRGAQPETVVDTAEALVAGGVTALEVTADTAGATDMIATLSEALGDDALVGAGTVLDSETARAAIAAGAEFVVCPSFDEGVVETCNRYGVLCAPGVMTPTEAVNAYEAGADLVKVFPAKTVGPDHVAALKGPLGHLEIMPTGGVSPDNAADYIEAGAVCVGAGSALVDRDLVEAGEFDAITERAEEFRDVIERARE, encoded by the coding sequence ATGAGTACCACCGATGCGTTCGCCGCGATGCGCGAGTCTGGCGTCGTCGCCGTCCTACGGGGCGCACAGCCGGAGACCGTCGTCGACACCGCGGAGGCGCTCGTCGCCGGCGGCGTCACCGCCCTGGAAGTCACCGCCGACACTGCCGGCGCGACGGACATGATCGCGACCCTCTCCGAGGCGTTGGGCGACGACGCGCTCGTCGGCGCGGGCACCGTCCTCGACAGCGAGACGGCCCGCGCGGCGATCGCCGCCGGCGCGGAGTTCGTCGTCTGCCCCTCCTTCGACGAGGGCGTCGTCGAGACGTGCAACCGCTACGGCGTGCTGTGCGCCCCGGGCGTGATGACGCCGACCGAGGCCGTGAACGCGTACGAGGCGGGCGCCGACCTGGTGAAGGTGTTCCCCGCTAAGACTGTCGGCCCCGATCACGTGGCAGCGCTGAAGGGACCGCTCGGCCACTTGGAAATCATGCCCACCGGCGGCGTCTCCCCGGACAACGCCGCCGACTACATCGAGGCGGGCGCGGTCTGCGTCGGCGCCGGCTCCGCGCTCGTCGACCGCGACCTCGTCGAGGCGGGCGAGTTCGACGCGATCACCGAGCGCGCGGAGGAGTTCCGCGACGTGATCGAGCGGGCCCGCGAGTAA
- a CDS encoding SelT/SelW/SelH family protein, producing the protein MTDVEIEYCVPCGMLERAQTVQTAILEEFGMEVDSVSLVTGDAGIFEVRADGDVVFDKESDEFDVDAIVESVGDRVGATA; encoded by the coding sequence ATGACCGACGTCGAGATCGAGTACTGCGTCCCCTGCGGGATGCTGGAGCGCGCACAGACCGTCCAGACTGCGATCCTCGAGGAGTTCGGTATGGAGGTCGACTCGGTGTCGCTCGTCACCGGCGACGCCGGGATCTTCGAGGTCCGTGCGGACGGCGATGTCGTCTTCGACAAGGAGTCCGACGAGTTCGACGTGGACGCCATCGTCGAGTCCGTGGGCGACCGCGTGGGCGCGACGGCCTGA
- a CDS encoding PadR family transcriptional regulator yields the protein MYDLTGFQRDLMYVIAGQEEPHGLAIKEELEDYYEKEIHHGRLYPNLDTLVEKGLVEKGQRDKRTNFYTLTRRGRREIEARREWEGRYVDLE from the coding sequence ATGTACGATCTAACGGGGTTTCAGCGCGATCTCATGTACGTGATCGCCGGGCAAGAAGAGCCGCACGGGCTGGCGATCAAAGAGGAGTTGGAGGACTACTACGAGAAGGAGATCCACCACGGTCGCCTGTACCCCAACCTCGACACGCTCGTCGAGAAGGGCCTCGTCGAGAAGGGCCAACGCGACAAGCGAACCAACTTCTACACGCTCACGCGTCGCGGCCGCCGGGAGATCGAGGCCCGCCGCGAGTGGGAGGGGCGCTACGTCGACCTGGAGTGA
- the cyoE gene encoding heme o synthase gives MGVYLLLVVGATTAVTDAATACTAWPACGNGFGLPTEPAGWVALGHRAVAVAVGVLVLATGVAAWRARPSRRVAAPLVGAFLLYPAQSLLGAYVATGGRQTLAVVAGVPVALSAVHLAGGLAVFFGLLAALAWELEDRTGDPDDDPAVAPGGPEPAAEPLTSEDRPPVPSWRADPVRRARLTAAAYFRLMKPRLMWLLCLVASAAMALAGGPGLSVPVVAATLAGGALSIGASGTFNHVFERDIDRRMQRTSDRPLAVDLVSVRNAVAFGLLLTVISVGLFAWVNPLAAVLGFVAIVFYSVVYTLVLKPNTVQNTVIGGAAGALPALIGWAAVTGEIGVGGIALAALIFLWTPAHFYNLALAYKDDYERGGFPMMPVVRGETATRRHIVWYFGATLAVAAAMVGLGRLDWLYALAGVAVGAVFLWAIVRLHYERDEAAAFRAFHASNAYLGVVLLAVVVDALAL, from the coding sequence ATGGGCGTGTATCTGCTGCTCGTGGTGGGGGCGACCACGGCAGTCACGGACGCCGCAACGGCGTGCACAGCGTGGCCGGCCTGCGGGAACGGGTTCGGGCTTCCGACCGAGCCGGCCGGCTGGGTCGCGCTCGGACACCGGGCCGTGGCGGTCGCCGTCGGGGTGCTCGTGCTCGCGACTGGCGTCGCGGCCTGGCGCGCACGCCCGAGTCGCCGGGTCGCGGCTCCCCTTGTCGGCGCGTTCCTCCTGTACCCGGCTCAATCGCTGCTGGGCGCGTACGTCGCGACCGGCGGTCGCCAGACGCTCGCGGTCGTCGCCGGTGTGCCGGTTGCGCTGTCGGCGGTCCACCTCGCGGGCGGACTGGCGGTGTTCTTCGGCTTGCTCGCGGCGCTCGCGTGGGAACTGGAAGACCGGACGGGCGACCCGGACGACGACCCCGCGGTCGCCCCCGGCGGTCCCGAGCCGGCAGCCGAGCCGCTCACCTCCGAGGACCGCCCGCCGGTCCCCTCCTGGCGCGCGGACCCGGTTCGGCGGGCGCGGCTGACGGCGGCGGCGTACTTCCGGCTGATGAAGCCGCGGCTGATGTGGCTGCTGTGTCTCGTCGCCAGCGCGGCGATGGCACTGGCCGGCGGCCCCGGGCTCTCGGTGCCGGTCGTCGCGGCGACCCTCGCCGGGGGCGCCCTCTCCATCGGCGCTTCGGGCACGTTCAATCACGTGTTCGAACGCGACATCGATCGCCGGATGCAACGCACGAGCGACCGGCCGCTCGCGGTCGACCTGGTTTCGGTTCGCAACGCTGTTGCGTTCGGCCTGCTTCTCACCGTGATCTCGGTGGGACTGTTCGCGTGGGTGAACCCCCTCGCGGCCGTCCTCGGGTTCGTCGCGATCGTGTTCTACTCGGTCGTGTACACCCTCGTGCTGAAGCCGAACACGGTCCAGAACACGGTCATCGGTGGCGCCGCGGGAGCGCTCCCCGCGCTCATCGGGTGGGCCGCCGTCACCGGCGAGATCGGCGTCGGCGGGATCGCGCTGGCGGCGCTCATCTTCCTCTGGACGCCGGCGCACTTCTACAACCTCGCGCTCGCGTACAAGGACGACTACGAGCGCGGCGGCTTCCCGATGATGCCCGTCGTCCGGGGGGAGACGGCGACGCGGCGTCACATCGTCTGGTACTTCGGCGCGACGCTCGCGGTCGCGGCCGCCATGGTCGGCCTCGGCCGCCTCGACTGGCTGTACGCCCTCGCCGGCGTCGCCGTCGGCGCCGTGTTCCTCTGGGCGATCGTGCGCCTCCACTACGAACGCGACGAGGCAGCGGCGTTCCGGGCGTTCCACGCATCCAACGCCTACCTCGGGGTCGTCCTGCTCGCCGTCGTCGTCGACGCGCTCGCGCTGTAA
- a CDS encoding DUF2061 domain-containing protein, whose protein sequence is MARLTLPRSPLQHRKRAVVKTLCYRALMVVITVLVAWAVVGDVNDAVNIGLVANVVKTATYYSYERLWDRITWGVSDSA, encoded by the coding sequence ATGGCGCGTCTCACGCTCCCGCGGTCGCCGCTCCAACACAGGAAACGCGCGGTCGTCAAGACGCTCTGTTACCGTGCACTGATGGTCGTGATCACGGTGCTCGTCGCCTGGGCCGTCGTCGGCGACGTGAACGACGCGGTGAACATCGGGCTCGTTGCGAACGTGGTGAAGACGGCGACGTACTACAGTTACGAGCGGTTATGGGACCGGATCACGTGGGGAGTCAGTGACTCGGCCTGA
- a CDS encoding ABC transporter permease — protein MSRAGRIRAETLAATRSFLRRRTAVFFTFFFPLLLVLIFGVLVRTQPGGGGLFSQPDAYYLPGYLATVVLFTPLSRVGSEIARHRDGHRFEKLATTPLTRAEWLLAHTLVNVGVIGVASLLVFALVVLVTGATIPISADLLFLVPFIVVGVVLFCGVGSVLGRVSDTQDGVIAASNSIALPLLFLSDTFVSPELLPEWFLPAVNLSPLTYFSRGVRALTFATPESGGIAGLGATANLAILAALAGVAFAVGAAAVPRGE, from the coding sequence GTGAGTCGCGCCGGGCGGATCCGCGCGGAGACGCTCGCGGCGACGCGCTCGTTCCTCCGTCGCCGGACTGCGGTGTTCTTCACGTTCTTCTTCCCGCTACTGCTCGTGCTGATCTTCGGCGTGCTCGTGCGCACCCAACCGGGCGGTGGCGGGCTGTTCTCTCAGCCTGACGCCTACTATCTCCCCGGCTATCTCGCGACCGTCGTCCTGTTCACGCCGCTGTCTCGAGTCGGCTCCGAGATCGCGCGCCACCGCGACGGTCACCGCTTCGAGAAGTTGGCGACGACGCCGCTGACGCGCGCCGAGTGGCTGCTGGCGCACACGCTCGTCAACGTCGGCGTCATCGGCGTCGCATCGCTGCTGGTGTTCGCGCTTGTCGTCCTCGTCACCGGCGCGACCATTCCCATCTCCGCGGATCTGCTCTTCCTGGTGCCGTTCATCGTCGTCGGGGTCGTGCTGTTCTGTGGCGTCGGCTCGGTGCTCGGGCGCGTGTCAGACACGCAGGACGGCGTCATCGCCGCCTCGAACTCGATCGCACTCCCGCTGTTGTTCCTCTCGGACACGTTCGTCTCCCCCGAGTTGCTGCCGGAGTGGTTCCTCCCGGCGGTGAACCTCTCGCCGCTCACGTACTTCTCGCGCGGCGTCCGCGCGCTCACGTTCGCGACGCCCGAGTCCGGCGGGATCGCGGGCCTCGGCGCGACTGCGAACCTCGCGATCCTCGCGGCGCTGGCGGGCGTCGCGTTCGCAGTGGGCGCGGCTGCGGTGCCGCGCGGGGAGTAG
- a CDS encoding universal stress protein encodes MPEHVLIPYEGSPLAHRALRYACSEFADSRITVLYVVDERTDDTASAGWGDHPGQWEEWLTERREHATDLFADAEAVAAEYGVSIETAVAVGRVSEMTLAVADEYGVDLIVVGAHSRSRFAEFLIGDVARALVRRSPIPVTTVREHGE; translated from the coding sequence ATGCCCGAGCATGTACTGATCCCGTACGAGGGCTCGCCCTTGGCACACCGCGCGCTGCGGTACGCCTGCAGCGAGTTCGCCGACAGCCGGATCACCGTCCTCTACGTCGTCGACGAACGCACCGACGACACGGCGTCAGCCGGGTGGGGTGACCATCCCGGACAGTGGGAAGAGTGGCTCACCGAGCGTCGCGAGCACGCGACGGACCTGTTCGCCGACGCCGAGGCTGTCGCTGCGGAGTACGGCGTGTCGATCGAAACCGCCGTCGCCGTCGGCCGCGTCTCCGAGATGACTCTCGCGGTCGCCGACGAGTACGGTGTCGACCTGATCGTGGTCGGCGCGCACAGTCGATCCCGGTTCGCGGAGTTCCTCATCGGCGACGTTGCCCGCGCACTTGTCCGCCGCTCGCCGATTCCGGTCACGACCGTCCGCGAACACGGCGAGTGA
- a CDS encoding VOC family protein: MSRPSGIVFFRTADRKRVVDWYREVADADVWLEQPGCTILERGDFRFGFCDADDAGDDADHGDAASEGILTFVYSDRAGVDRAHDRVGDAAREQPHVNGRYDIYQFFADDPDGRAAEFQTFLHDLPE; the protein is encoded by the coding sequence ATGTCCCGCCCTTCTGGCATCGTCTTCTTTCGCACCGCCGACCGCAAGCGCGTCGTCGACTGGTACCGCGAGGTCGCCGACGCGGACGTGTGGCTCGAACAACCCGGCTGTACGATCCTCGAGCGCGGCGACTTCCGATTCGGCTTCTGTGACGCCGACGACGCGGGCGACGACGCGGACCACGGCGACGCAGCGAGCGAGGGGATCCTCACGTTCGTGTACTCCGACCGCGCTGGCGTCGACCGGGCGCACGACCGCGTCGGCGACGCCGCCCGCGAGCAGCCGCACGTGAACGGACGGTACGACATCTACCAGTTCTTCGCCGACGACCCGGACGGCCGCGCGGCGGAGTTCCAGACGTTCCTCCACGATCTCCCCGAGTGA
- the coxB gene encoding cytochrome c oxidase subunit II, with the protein MTRTRLGSLLVGLAGLMLFATPVAAQASTTAELINGLNTDLLYVAVPITLLVEIILIYTVLKFKDSDEPAPTRENRRLEITWTVATAVILLFVGVASYGVLANPDVTYTGGPEEIDAADGDVHVEAVAYQWNWRMNYQTSNISELTASDVDTSIVPQADGVEGPVIVVPEGQDLYFTTASDDVIHGFSVPALGLKQDAVPGQTNTLKTVAQETGTYQGYCTEYCGVAHSNMYFTVIVVEQGTYDEFVDSQTASGDESASLATPAGLGA; encoded by the coding sequence ATGACGCGTACGCGACTGGGGAGCCTGCTGGTCGGGCTCGCCGGGTTGATGCTGTTCGCGACGCCGGTCGCGGCACAGGCATCGACGACGGCCGAGCTGATCAACGGCTTGAACACCGATCTGTTGTACGTCGCGGTTCCGATCACGCTGCTCGTCGAGATCATTCTCATCTACACCGTCCTGAAGTTCAAGGACAGCGACGAACCGGCCCCGACGCGGGAGAACCGGCGCCTCGAGATCACGTGGACGGTCGCGACGGCGGTTATCCTCCTGTTCGTCGGCGTCGCCTCGTACGGCGTGCTGGCGAACCCCGACGTGACCTACACGGGCGGCCCCGAGGAGATCGACGCCGCAGACGGCGACGTGCACGTCGAGGCCGTCGCCTACCAGTGGAACTGGCGGATGAACTACCAGACCTCGAACATCAGCGAGTTGACCGCGAGCGACGTCGACACGTCGATCGTACCGCAAGCCGACGGGGTCGAGGGACCGGTGATAGTCGTTCCAGAGGGCCAGGACCTGTACTTCACCACCGCCTCTGACGACGTGATCCACGGCTTCAGCGTGCCCGCGCTCGGGCTGAAGCAGGACGCCGTCCCCGGCCAGACGAACACGCTCAAGACCGTCGCACAGGAGACCGGGACCTACCAGGGCTACTGTACCGAGTACTGCGGCGTCGCGCACTCCAACATGTACTTCACGGTAATCGTCGTCGAGCAGGGCACCTACGACGAGTTCGTCGACAGCCAGACCGCCTCGGGCGACGAGAGCGCCTCGCTGGCCACGCCGGCTGGCCTCGGCGCCTAA
- a CDS encoding DUF7546 family protein translates to MSTGTFPLAGVDLSVSRRDLLVAALAVNVELAAVVAYFLFTNASVSSPLFTLYGLIWVNLALVVGARYRPPAGDAKTRRRAIVVAVGYALLLAVFGGVVGVAPPRTTPGVELALLPPGWGPALIVNVGVAAAVLMPAKVLGYGALAYLLYGAVVDAGGSGVAGVLGLFSCLSCSLPILAGVAASLVGGGAFVAAAIAGIGYGPSTLVFVVTVALLWWRPGVDLLR, encoded by the coding sequence ATGAGCACGGGCACGTTTCCACTGGCCGGCGTCGACCTGTCTGTCTCCCGTCGCGACCTGCTCGTCGCGGCGCTGGCGGTCAACGTCGAACTCGCGGCCGTCGTCGCGTACTTCCTGTTCACGAACGCCAGCGTCTCCTCCCCGCTGTTCACGCTGTACGGGCTGATCTGGGTGAACCTCGCGCTCGTCGTGGGCGCGCGCTATCGACCACCGGCCGGAGATGCGAAGACGCGCCGTCGCGCGATCGTCGTCGCCGTCGGCTACGCGCTGCTGCTCGCCGTCTTCGGCGGCGTCGTCGGCGTCGCGCCGCCGCGGACGACGCCGGGCGTGGAGTTGGCGTTGCTCCCGCCTGGGTGGGGACCGGCGCTCATCGTCAACGTCGGCGTCGCCGCCGCGGTGCTCATGCCCGCGAAGGTGCTCGGCTACGGCGCGCTGGCGTACCTCCTGTACGGTGCGGTCGTCGATGCCGGCGGCTCGGGCGTCGCGGGCGTGCTCGGCCTGTTCTCGTGTCTGTCGTGCTCGCTTCCGATCCTGGCGGGCGTGGCCGCATCGCTCGTCGGCGGCGGTGCGTTCGTCGCCGCGGCGATCGCCGGGATCGGTTACGGGCCGTCGACGCTCGTGTTCGTCGTCACGGTCGCGCTGTTGTGGTGGCGTCCGGGCGTCGATCTGCTCCGGTGA
- a CDS encoding ABC transporter ATP-binding protein has translation MNDETAVRAVDARKSYDGTVALDGVSLDVREGEVFGLIGPNGAGKTTLVRALTGTIDAEGSLELFDGPTRESDRSRVGLLPQEFGPPERLTARELVAYYGGLYDESRPVDDVLADVGLADDADTWYEKLSGGQKRRACVATALVNDPDVLFLDEPTTGIDPAGRRSLWGLVESLADGGVTVFLTSHSMEEVERLADRVGLLRDGALVAVGTPADLVAEYGGPARLVIAGPDVDAGAEPLRSAGFAVDVGADELVLGDVTPSDLANAVTALADADVDYESLTWTEPTLEDVYLRLTGETFEGAFTPGASAVDRADAEVDAGATGAGASAGDAAGATGAER, from the coding sequence ATGAACGACGAGACGGCCGTACGCGCCGTCGACGCGCGCAAGTCCTACGACGGGACGGTCGCGCTCGACGGCGTCTCGCTCGACGTCCGCGAGGGGGAGGTGTTCGGGCTGATCGGCCCGAACGGGGCGGGCAAGACGACGCTCGTGCGCGCGCTCACCGGGACGATCGACGCCGAGGGGAGCCTGGAACTGTTCGACGGTCCCACCCGCGAGTCGGACCGCTCGCGCGTCGGGTTGCTCCCCCAAGAGTTCGGCCCGCCCGAGCGTCTCACCGCCCGGGAACTGGTCGCCTACTACGGCGGCCTGTACGACGAGTCGCGCCCGGTCGACGACGTGCTCGCGGACGTTGGGCTGGCCGACGACGCCGACACGTGGTACGAGAAGCTCTCGGGGGGACAGAAGCGCCGCGCGTGCGTCGCCACTGCGCTCGTCAACGACCCGGACGTGCTGTTTCTCGACGAGCCGACCACCGGCATCGACCCCGCGGGCCGGCGGTCGCTGTGGGGCCTCGTCGAGTCGCTCGCGGACGGCGGTGTCACCGTCTTTCTCACCAGTCACTCGATGGAAGAGGTGGAACGACTCGCTGACCGCGTCGGCCTGCTTCGCGACGGCGCGCTCGTCGCCGTCGGCACGCCCGCCGACCTCGTCGCCGAGTACGGCGGGCCCGCCCGCCTCGTGATCGCCGGCCCCGACGTGGACGCCGGCGCCGAGCCACTCCGTTCGGCGGGGTTCGCCGTCGACGTCGGCGCCGACGAGTTGGTCCTCGGCGACGTGACGCCGTCGGATCTGGCGAACGCGGTGACCGCGCTCGCGGACGCCGATGTCGACTACGAATCCCTCACGTGGACCGAACCGACTCTGGAGGACGTGTATCTCCGCTTGACCGGCGAGACGTTCGAGGGCGCGTTCACCCCCGGCGCGAGCGCGGTCGACCGCGCCGACGCCGAGGTCGACGCGGGCGCGACTGGCGCGGGCGCATCCGCCGGTGACGCGGCGGGGGCAACGGGGGCGGAGCGGTGA
- a CDS encoding class I SAM-dependent methyltransferase produces MTDDPSPDPPPHVQRAAVRDGYDGMAAAYSRERDAPEAPLVASFLDPLDDGDRLLDAGCGQGTPVLNRVPAGVDAVGVDLSTSMLGLARQRADAALVRGDLTRLPVAADAVDAVTALHSVIHVPVSEHPAVFQEFARVLRPGGRLYLTAATGEDGWSGANEDWLGSGELMAWSFPGIDRTRGQLREAGFRVTAERVLDDTVADDDDGGAWTHLFARLAKE; encoded by the coding sequence GTGACCGACGACCCCTCCCCGGATCCGCCCCCGCACGTCCAGCGCGCGGCGGTCCGCGACGGCTACGACGGCATGGCGGCGGCGTACTCGCGCGAGCGCGACGCGCCGGAGGCGCCGCTCGTGGCGTCGTTTCTCGACCCGTTGGACGACGGCGACCGCCTCCTCGACGCCGGCTGCGGGCAGGGGACGCCGGTGTTGAACCGCGTTCCGGCCGGCGTCGACGCCGTCGGGGTCGACCTCTCGACCTCGATGCTCGGCCTCGCCCGCCAGCGGGCCGACGCGGCGCTGGTCCGGGGCGACCTGACGCGGCTCCCGGTCGCGGCGGACGCCGTCGACGCCGTCACCGCACTCCACTCGGTGATCCACGTCCCGGTGTCCGAGCACCCGGCGGTCTTCCAAGAGTTCGCCCGCGTGCTCCGCCCGGGCGGTCGACTCTACCTCACGGCGGCCACGGGCGAAGACGGCTGGTCGGGCGCGAACGAGGATTGGCTCGGCTCGGGCGAGCTGATGGCGTGGTCGTTCCCCGGCATCGACCGGACCCGCGGTCAGCTTCGCGAGGCCGGCTTCCGGGTGACAGCCGAGCGCGTGCTCGACGATACTGTTGCGGACGACGACGACGGCGGCGCATGGACCCATCTGTTCGCGCGACTCGCGAAGGAGTGA
- a CDS encoding amphi-Trp domain-containing protein has protein sequence MPEEVLFKSETRQDRSEIAAHLREVATKLESDGELTLAGGGDSVAMTVPATATFEVKAERETGSGPDELSVEFEIEWADGDDEAAADSGFSVE, from the coding sequence ATGCCCGAAGAAGTGCTGTTCAAATCCGAAACTCGTCAGGACCGCTCCGAGATCGCCGCTCACCTCCGTGAAGTCGCCACGAAGCTCGAATCCGACGGCGAGCTCACGCTCGCAGGCGGCGGCGACTCGGTGGCGATGACCGTCCCAGCGACCGCGACGTTCGAGGTGAAAGCCGAGCGCGAGACCGGGTCGGGACCCGACGAACTGAGCGTCGAGTTCGAGATCGAGTGGGCAGACGGCGACGACGAGGCCGCCGCTGACTCCGGGTTCAGCGTCGAGTGA